One Nilaparvata lugens isolate BPH unplaced genomic scaffold, ASM1435652v1 scaffold8143, whole genome shotgun sequence DNA window includes the following coding sequences:
- the LOC120349059 gene encoding gastrula zinc finger protein XlCGF17.1-like isoform X3 has product MFIKIEKQEDEFGECEFATSNVKDESSSHNGSTSNQMARVKQENDSSQEPAPECSTACSPTDGDFSQQHYLIPGYNLIFIKEEEYVEQEAEGCSVESEPEMWPSNCSTSETANTTEVGELNEHSISPMEECTEPSVAGKKIKLYSCSDCSYETRWIYHLKRHMRKHTGEKPFSCELCDYKCAQSSDLIRHVRTHTGETPFSCEYCDYKCAHSSDLKKHIRTHTGETPFSCKFCDYKCAQSSALKSHIRTHTGETPFSCEFCDYKCAQSSTLKSHIRTHTEETPFSCEYCDYKCVRSSDLKKHIRTHTGETPFSCDFCDYKCAQSSSLKSHIRTHTGETPFSCKYCDYKCARSGNLKKHIRIHHGGETSTS; this is encoded by the exons ATCAAGATCGAGAAGCAGGAGGATGAATTTGGAGAATGTGAATTTGCAACTAGCAACGTCAAAGATGAGTCATCCTCACACAATGGTTCAACTTCCAATCAG ATGGCGAGAGTTAAGCAGGAGAATGATAGCAGCCAAGAACCAGCGCCAGAGTGCAGCACTGCATGCTCTCCAACTGATGGTGATTTCAGCcaacaacattatctaatccctggctataatctaatattcatcaaagaggaagaatatg TTGAGCAAGAGGCAGAAGGATGTTCAGTGGAGAGTGAACCGGAGATGTGGCCTTCAAACTGCAGCACATCTGAAACTGCCAATACAACAGAAGTGGGTGAACTGAATGAACATTCAATCTCCCCCATGGAAGAGTGCACTGAGCCATCTGTGGCTGGCAAAAAGATCAAGCTCTACAGCTGTTCTGACTGCAGCTATGAAACAAGATGGATCTATCATTTGAAAAGACACATGAGAAAACACACTGGGGAAAAGCCTTTCAGTTGTGAGttatgtgactataaatgtgctcaatcaaGTGATTTGATAAGACAtgtcagaacacatacaggagaaacacctttcagctgcgagtattgtgactataaatgtgctcattcaagtgatttgaagaaacatatcagaacacacacaggagaaacacctttcagctgcaagttttgtgactataaatgtgctcaatcaagtgctttgaaatcacatatcagaacacatacaggagaaacacctttcagctgcgagttttgtgactataaatgtgctcaatcaagtactttgaaatcacatatcagaacacatacagaaGAAACACCcttcagctgcgagtattgtgactataaatgtgttAGGTCAAGTGATTTGAAgaaacatatcagaacacacacaggagaaacacctttcagctgcgacttttgtgactataaatgtgctcaatcaagttctttgaaatcacatatcagaacacatacaggagaaacacctttcagctgcaagtattgtgactataaatgtgctcgatcTGGTAATTTGAAGAAACATATAAGAATACATCATGGAGGAGAAACAAGTACTAGCTGA